A region from the Nitrospinota bacterium genome encodes:
- a CDS encoding response regulator yields MSDLDPNLRVLIVDDFATMRKIERNILGQLGIKNVDEADDGSTALPKLLNNPYDVVLLDWNMPTMTGLELLQAIRAEDNLKDLPVLMVTAEALKDNIVAAAQAGVNDYIVKPFTAGTLEEKLKKVLKT; encoded by the coding sequence ATGTCAGATCTTGATCCAAATTTAAGAGTTCTAATCGTTGACGATTTTGCTACTATGCGAAAAATTGAGCGGAACATACTTGGACAACTCGGAATAAAGAATGTCGATGAAGCCGATGATGGTTCGACTGCACTGCCAAAACTGCTGAACAATCCTTACGATGTAGTACTGCTTGACTGGAACATGCCCACCATGACCGGTCTTGAACTGCTACAGGCGATAAGGGCCGAGGACAACTTGAAAGATCTCCCTGTTTTGATGGTTACGGCTGAAGCGCTAAAAGATAATATTGTCGCCGCCGCTCAGGCAGGAGTAAATGACTACATCGTGAAGCCGTTCACTGCGGGAACCCTTGAAGAGAAACTGAAAAAGGTACTGAAGACATAA
- a CDS encoding tetratricopeptide repeat protein, with translation MIEGIFYEQKPLTLGSAGTAASSSHALHYYAKENSKGDVELFFLKPDGTHTKFVALTVNKADFLEKFGDCAKHECQFKKKTAEQKKAEKVSKQIKVAQEHLQKKEYHAATFEFGKVLKEDDKNLEAHLGKGKAHMALGETDEAKKHFDAMAESTDLFDRKNLDLFNELGIELRKNEMFDEALRNYRKALEIDSTDEALYFNMSRAYKEWGRKDEALGNINKALELKNDFVEAKILKKEIEDME, from the coding sequence GTGATCGAAGGGATCTTTTACGAACAAAAACCGCTTACGCTTGGTTCAGCGGGCACGGCCGCCAGTTCATCTCACGCATTGCATTACTACGCGAAGGAGAATAGCAAAGGTGATGTAGAGCTGTTTTTCCTCAAGCCGGACGGCACGCATACGAAGTTTGTGGCATTGACAGTAAATAAGGCCGATTTCCTGGAAAAATTCGGCGATTGCGCAAAGCATGAGTGTCAGTTCAAGAAAAAAACGGCAGAGCAGAAAAAGGCTGAAAAGGTTTCCAAACAGATAAAAGTTGCTCAGGAACACCTCCAGAAGAAGGAATACCATGCGGCAACATTTGAGTTCGGCAAAGTTCTAAAGGAGGACGATAAAAATCTTGAGGCTCACCTGGGTAAAGGCAAGGCGCACATGGCGTTGGGCGAGACCGATGAAGCAAAAAAACATTTCGACGCAATGGCTGAGAGCACCGATCTTTTTGACAGAAAGAACTTGGACCTGTTCAACGAACTCGGCATTGAGCTGAGGAAAAACGAGATGTTTGATGAGGCTCTCAGGAACTACCGAAAAGCACTTGAGATAGACTCTACCGACGAAGCGCTCTATTTCAATATGTCCCGTGCCTACAAGGAATGGGGTAGAAAAGATGAGGCGCTTGGCAATATTAACAAGGCGCTGGAATTGAAAAATGATTTTGTCGAGGCGAAAATTCTTAAAAAAGAGATTGAGGATATGGAGTAA